The following are encoded in a window of Planctomycetota bacterium genomic DNA:
- a CDS encoding alpha/beta hydrolase → MSINLNVMQVDGASAAVVVLPGGGYGFCSDRESENVGQWLNTLGYTAAILRYRVAPDRNPAPLEDATEAVRQIRAIDGIDRVGILGFSAGGHLAGWTSATLTSDQIQAAVLCYPVVSLTKPFAHGGSRDNLLGPDAPDALAEELSLETLVHDRMPPTFIWHTTHDEPVPPRNALLLASRLDDLGVPYELHLYERGHHGLSLLDDDPKAPREVVSWMTHAAEFLARHLPAR, encoded by the coding sequence ATGTCGATCAATCTGAACGTCATGCAAGTCGACGGTGCTTCGGCCGCGGTCGTGGTGCTGCCGGGCGGCGGCTACGGCTTCTGCAGCGATCGCGAGTCGGAAAACGTCGGCCAATGGCTCAACACGCTCGGCTACACGGCGGCGATCTTGCGGTACCGCGTCGCACCGGACCGAAACCCGGCCCCGCTCGAAGACGCGACCGAGGCCGTCCGGCAGATTCGGGCGATCGACGGCATCGATCGCGTCGGTATCCTCGGCTTCAGCGCGGGCGGCCACCTTGCCGGCTGGACGTCGGCAACGCTCACCAGCGACCAGATCCAGGCCGCAGTGCTGTGTTACCCTGTCGTCTCGCTCACCAAGCCCTTCGCCCACGGCGGCAGTCGCGACAACCTCCTCGGGCCTGATGCACCCGACGCCCTCGCCGAAGAGTTGTCGCTCGAAACCCTCGTCCACGACCGCATGCCGCCGACGTTCATCTGGCACACGACGCACGACGAGCCGGTCCCGCCGCGGAATGCGTTGCTGCTGGCGAGCCGGCTCGACGACCTCGGCGTGCCGTATGAGCTGCACCTCTACGAGCGAGGCCATCACGGCTTGAGTCTCTTGGACGACGACCCGAAGGCGCCGCGCGAAGTTGTCAGCTGGATGACCCATGCCGCGGAGTTCCTGGCAAGGCATCTGCCGGCGCGTTGA
- the lipA gene encoding lipoyl synthase, which translates to MAANLSLTVVKDEPARSVPPCGGAGGGFAGGVDTLTGRRKPNWLKMKMPAGKGYGRLKQLVRENNLHTVCEEAKCPNIGECWNAQGGGTATLMILGDTCTRACGFCNIKTGRPTWHDDDEPRRVGEAVATMGLGHAVITSVNRDELPDGGARIWAETINEIRRQSPGTSVEVLIPDFEGNWPALQLVIDAAPDILNHNLESVPRIYYKVRPQAKYRRSLDLLQRCKQQGLVTKTGLMLGIGEEEHEVDLVIDDLVSISCDILTLGQYLQPTPRHLPVDRWVHPDEFAEWKFRGEAKGLRHVESGPLVRSSYHAEQQVQSHAAV; encoded by the coding sequence ATGGCGGCGAACCTTTCCCTCACGGTGGTCAAGGACGAACCGGCCCGCAGTGTCCCGCCCTGCGGCGGTGCCGGAGGCGGTTTCGCCGGAGGTGTCGACACGCTCACCGGTCGGCGCAAGCCGAACTGGCTCAAGATGAAAATGCCCGCCGGCAAGGGCTATGGCCGGCTCAAGCAGCTCGTCCGCGAGAACAACCTCCACACCGTCTGCGAAGAGGCCAAGTGCCCCAACATCGGCGAGTGCTGGAACGCCCAAGGCGGCGGCACGGCGACGCTGATGATCCTCGGCGACACCTGCACGCGCGCTTGCGGGTTCTGCAACATCAAGACCGGCCGGCCCACCTGGCATGACGACGACGAGCCACGACGCGTCGGTGAAGCCGTTGCCACGATGGGCCTCGGCCACGCGGTGATCACGAGCGTCAACCGTGATGAGCTGCCCGACGGCGGCGCCCGCATCTGGGCCGAGACGATCAACGAAATTCGCCGGCAGTCGCCCGGCACGAGCGTCGAGGTGCTGATCCCCGACTTCGAGGGCAACTGGCCGGCGTTGCAGCTCGTCATCGACGCGGCCCCCGACATCCTCAACCACAACCTCGAGAGCGTCCCCCGCATCTACTACAAGGTCCGCCCGCAGGCCAAGTACCGCCGCAGCCTCGACCTGCTCCAGCGGTGCAAGCAGCAGGGCCTCGTCACCAAGACCGGCCTGATGCTCGGCATCGGCGAGGAGGAGCACGAGGTCGACCTCGTCATCGACGACCTCGTCAGCATTTCCTGCGACATCCTCACGCTCGGCCAATACCTCCAACCGACGCCGCGTCACCTGCCGGTCGACCGCTGGGTCCACCCCGACGAGTTCGCCGAATGGAAGTTCCGCGGCGAGGCCAAGGGCCTGCGTCACGTGGAGTCGGGCCCGCTGGTTCGTTCGAGCTACCACGCCGAACAGCAGGTCCAAAGCCACGCGGCGGTGTGA
- a CDS encoding type II toxin-antitoxin system HicA family toxin: MPAKLPSLRPREVIRALQRVGFVVESGKGKGSHTFLRRAKDRRTTSVPKGDPVAKGTLRTIIRQAGLTVEQFVDLL; the protein is encoded by the coding sequence TTGCCAGCGAAGCTTCCAAGCCTTCGCCCGCGGGAGGTCATCCGCGCGCTGCAGCGAGTCGGCTTCGTGGTCGAAAGCGGCAAAGGCAAAGGAAGCCACACGTTCCTCCGTCGGGCGAAAGATCGCCGAACGACTTCAGTGCCGAAAGGCGATCCCGTCGCCAAAGGGACGTTGCGGACGATCATCCGGCAGGCCGGCCTGACCGTCGAACAGTTTGTCGACCTGCTCTGA